From a region of the Kwoniella mangroviensis CBS 8507 chromosome 1 map unlocalized Ctg01, whole genome shotgun sequence genome:
- a CDS encoding imidazoleglycerol-phosphate dehydratase codes for MSARTASVERKTSETEISCTIDLDHVPGVTTQTIDVSTGIGFLDHMFTALAKHGGMSLTLKCKGDLHIDDHHTAEDCALALGAAFKKALGERKGIKRYGFAYAPLDESLSRAVIDISSRPYFVCNLPFTREKIGDLSTEMVSHLLQSFAFEAGVTLHVDSIRGENNHHIAESAFKALALAIRMAITRTGGDDVPSTKGVLAL; via the exons ATGTCCGCCAGAACCGCTTCAGtcgagaggaagacgagTGAGACCGAGATATCTTGCACcatcgatctcgatcacGTCCCAGGTGTGACCACCCAGACCATCGATGTCAGCACGGGTATAGGTTTCCTCGACCAT ATGTTCACAGCTCTTGCGAAACATGGTGGCATGTCACTGACGCTCAAGTGCAAAGGTGACTTGCACATTGACGATCATCACACAGCAGAGGATTGTGCATTGGCGTTGGGTGCTGCATTCAAGAAGGCTTTGGGTGagagaaaaggtataaagAGATATGGATTTGCATACGCTCCATTAGACGAG TCGTTATCCCGAGCTGTTATCGATATCTCGTCTCGTCCGTATTTCGTCTGCAATCTTCCCTTTACAAGGGAGAAAATCGGAGATT TGTCGACAGAGATGGTATCTCACCTTTTGCAATCCTTCGCATTCGAAGCTGGTGTGACTTTACACGTTGACTCAATCCGAGGTGAAAATAACCACCATAT CGCCGAATCTGCTTTCAAAGCTCTCGCTCTCGCCATAAGGATGGCTATCACTCGAACAGGTGGAGACGATGTACCAAGTACCAAAGGTGTCCTTGCTTTATAG
- a CDS encoding 2-isopropylmalate synthase: MPMLADPSQRYLPFKPVPFPNRTWPDKVNKKAPIWLSTDLRDGNQTMTNQQKLRFFRHLIQIGFKEIEVSYPAASDTDFQFCRDLQNNGEVPDDVWIQVLTPARSDLIKKTFEAVAGLKHVIIHMYNATSCLFREVVFNNDRAETIKLASNHTRLVRELAEQYAASHGTSFRFEYSPETFSQTETPYAVEVCEAVKKRWLAGEKSVWADGRKEERIIFNLPATVEVATPNCFADQVEIFCNTISEREKCIISLHTHNDRGELFAKTYIADISGCAVAAAELGVLAGADRIEGTVLGNGERTGNVDLVTLGLNCYSQGIPPNLDFSDMFSVIDTVTECTGLPVHPRHPYAGELVFTAFSGSHQDAIKKGFEAQTRRERAGDKVWSMPYLPIDPADVGCTYEAVIRVNSQSGKGGIAYIVKSALALDLPRRMQIAFYKVVQDRSETTGKEMTSKDITTAFRQTYHLGGSIYDGRLVLKSFVTVDIRSATPSAVGSPDRSRSHSRVASLQGAIVEASPDRSLDSNLPSASKRLTAKVLIDGTLREVSGEGNGPLSSFLDALQGDLGIALSIREYTEHAVGAGSDVKAATYVELIPPNVDAKDKTKGGFWGVGVDADITASGLKAVISAANGYLGQNPIQVPENA; the protein is encoded by the exons aTGCCTATGCT CGCTGATCCATCGCAGAGGTACTTGCCCTTCAAACCTGTACCCTTCCCCAACCGAACATGGCCTGACAAGGTGAACAAGAAAGCGCCTATCTGGTTAAGTACCGATCTCAGAGACGGTAACCAGA CCATGACCAATCAGCAAAAATTACGCTTCTTCAGGCATCTGATCCAGATTGGCTTCAAAGAGATTGAGGTCTCCTATCCAGCTGCTTCTGATACCGACTTTCAATTCTGTCGTGATCTACAGAACAATGGCGAGGTCCCTGATGATGTGTggattcag GTCTTAACACCAGCACGTTCTGATCTCATAAAAAAAACCTTCGAAGCCGTCGCCGGTCTgaaacatgtcatcatccatatGTATAATGCGACCTCGTGCCTTTTCCGAGAGGTGGTTTTCAACAATGACCGTGCAGAAACCATCAA ACTCGCTTCTAATCATACTCGTCTCGTCCGAGAGCTCGCTGAGCAATACGCTGCTTCG CACGGCACGAGTTTCCGTTTCGAATACTCTCCCGAAACCTTCTCCCAGACCGAAACGCCTTATGCCGTTGAAGTGTGTGAGGCcgtgaagaagagatggctTGCCGGGGAAAAGAGTGTGTGGGCAGATGGTCGTAAAGAGGAGAGAATCATCTTT AACCTTCCCGCAACTGTAGAAGTCGCAACACCCAATTGCTTCGCTGATCAA GTGGAAATCTTCTGTAATACAATCTCTGAGAGAGAGAAGTGTATAATCAGTCTACACACTCACAACgacagaggtgagttatttGCAAAGACGTACATCGCTGATATTTCAGGCTGCGCTGTCGCCGCCGCTGAACTCGGTGTTCTTGCTGGGGCTGATCGAATCGAAGGTACGGTACTCGGTAACGGTGAACGTACCGGTAATGTCGATTTGGTCACTCTCGGTCTCAACTGCTACTCTCAAGGTATCCCACCAAATCTCGATTTTTCTGACATGTTCTCCGTCATCGATACCGTCACCGAATGCACTGGTCTGCCCGTCCACCCTCGACACCCATATGCAGGAGAGCTCGTTTTCACCGCTTTCTCCGGAAGTCACCAAGACGCCATCAAGAAAGGATTCGAAGCGCAGACTCGACGAGAGAGGGCTGGCGACAAGGTCTGGAGCATGCCGTACTTGCCTATCGACCCTGCCGACGTTGGCTGCACATACGAGGCTGTCATCCgagtcaactcacaatctGGAAAAGGAGG TATCGCATATATTGTCAAATCAGCTCTTGCTCTCGATCTTCCCCGTCGTATGCAGATCGCCTTCTACAAGGTTGTTCAAGATAGATCAGAGACTACTGGTAAAGAGATGACCTCGAAGGATATTACCACAGCTTTCCGGCAGACTTATCACCTCGGTGGATCTATCTATGATGGTCGACTTGTACTAAAGTCCTTCGTCACTGTCGATATCCGATCTGCTACCCCTTCGGCCGTGGGCAGCcctgatcgatctcgatccCATAGTCGAGTGGCCTCGCTTCAAGGCGCCATTGTGGAAGCTAGTCCCGATAGAAGTCTTGATAGCAATTTACCCTCAGCTTCGAAGAGACTTACGGCCAAAGTCCTCATCGACGGTACCCTTCGTGAGGTCTCTGGTGAAGGGAATGGTCCCCTCTCGTCATTCCTTGATGCTCTACAAGGCGATCTCGGCATCGCGCTCTCAATCAGAGAATACACCGAACACGCCGTCGGAGCCGGTTCCGATGTCAAGGCCGCTACATACGTGGAACTGATACCACCAAATGTCGATGCCAAGGACAAGACTAAAGGAGGGTTCTGGGGAGTTGGTGTCGACGCCGATATCACTGCGAGTGGTCTGAAAGCGGTCATCAGTGCCGCCAACGGCTATCTAGGCCAGAACCCTATCCAGGTACCCGAAAATGCATAG
- a CDS encoding dihydroxy-acid dehydratase, with protein sequence MALGGSTNVVLHLIAIAHSVGLNLTIDDFQKVSDRVPLLADLKPSGKYVMEDIHTIGGIPSVIHLLIKHGYMTGDGLTVTGKTLGENCDRWVEKHGSKWEGQKILRPVDDPIKSTGHLRILRGNLAPGGAVSKITGKEGLRFTGKCRAFDVEEDFVKAVESGSIKKGEKTVVVLRYLGPKGGPGMPEMLKPTSLIMGAGLGYDVACLTDGRFSGGSHGFVVGHVVPEAQVGGPIALVQDGDIIDIDAVANTLNVNVSDEEMARRKAAWTAPPLKVNHGTLYKYAKLVTDASHGCGEW encoded by the exons ATGGCTCTCGGTGGTTCCACCAACGTGGTTCTCCATCTCATTGCTATCGCTCATTCTGTCGGACTTAACCTTACcattgatgatttccaaaAAGTCTCTGACCGTGTACCCCTTCTCGCCGATCTAAAACCCAGTGGAAAGTACGTCATGGAGGACATACATACCATCGGTGGTATCCCTA GCGTCATTCATCTCCTTATCAAGCACGGATACATGACCGGTGACGGATTGACTGTTACCGGTAAGACTCTTGGTGAAAATTGTGATCGATGGGTTGAGAAACACGGTAGCAAGTGGGAAGGACAGAAAATTCTTAGACCGGTTGACGACCCTATCAAATCGACAGGTCATCTTCGAATCTTGAGAGGTAACCTCGCTCCAGGTGGTGCTGTCTCCAAAATTACTGGAAAGGAAGGTCTTCGATTCACCGGAAAATGCCGAGCTTTCGACGTCGAGGAAGACTTTGTAAAGGCAGTAGAATCAGGATCTATCAAGAAGGGTGAAAAGACTGTAGTCGTTCTGAGGTATCTTGGACCTAAGGGTGGACCCG GTATGCCCGAGATGCTTAAACCAACCAGTTTGATCATGGGTGCTGGTCTTGGTTACGACGTGGCTTGTCTTACCGATGGACGATTTAGTGGTGGTTCTCACGGTTTCGTTGTCGGTCATGTCGTACCAGAAGCGCAAGTTGGAGGACCTATTGCTCTCGTTCAGGATGGCGACATCATAGATATCGACGCTGTCGCCAATACCCTCAACGTGAACGTAtccgatgaagagatggCTCGTCGAAAAGCAGCATGGACCGCCCCACCTCTCAAGGTCAATCACGGTACACTCTACAAATACGCCAAACTCGTGACTGATGCTTCCCATGGTTGTGGTGAGTGGTGA